CCATTACGGTGAACGCGGTTCGGTGGGTGCTTCGGTGCTGATCTGGATCGCACGGAACACGTCGGTCCCGCGAATGTTTTCGAAGAACTCGGCCTGCACTTTGATCCGTTTTCCCTTGTTGAGGCCGGGGTGCAGCCCGATCAGCGCGATGCTCTGGCCCGACGTGAAGCCCACCGCGGTGACCGACAACATTTCTTTCTCATACGGCAATTCGGTGTGGATGATGTTGTCGATCTCACCGGACACCGTGACCTTGGTGCCTTTCTTCATGTTCGCGATTCCAGACCCGCCGCAGGCAAGCGGCAGCGCGACGAGGATAAGCACCAGCGTTTTTCGAAGCGGTTGAAGCGTCATTCCGATCCCCCTGCCGATCCCCCTGCGACGGACACCTGCGACGGCGAAAGCGCGGCCTTCAGTGACGCCAGGTACGTCATCAACTCCTCACGACGGCGACGCGCGTCGGGTTGCGCTTGGAGCCGCTTGATCAGGGCGGACGCCACGATCACGCCGTCGGCCACTCCCGCGATCCGCCCCGCTTCCTCGGGCGTGGACACGCCGAATCCCACCGCCACCGGCAGATCGGTCGCGCGCCTGATCCTGGCCACCCCTTGCTCCACCTGGTCCAGCGCAGGCAGCTTGGCGCCGGTGATCCCGGTAAGCGACACATAGTATAAGAATCCTCCGCCCCGCTGTGCAATGAATTTGATGCGGGCCGACGGCGTGGTGGGCGCGATCAGATAGATCAGGTGCAATCCGTCCGCCCGGGTGGCCGACTCGAGCGCCCCAGCTTCTTCCGGCGGCAGATCGGGCACGATCAAGCCGTCAACACCCGCTGCTGCCGCGTCGCGGGCCAACCGCTCGTCGCCGTACTGGAACACCAGATTGTAGTAGGTCATGAACAACAGCGGGATCTGGACCGTCGCGCGCAGGCGACGAACCAGCGTGATCGCGTCCGCCAACCGCACCTTCTGGGTCAGGGCCCGTTCCGCGGACCGCTGGAGCACGGGGCCGTCCGCCAGCGGATCTGAAAATGGGATGCCGATCTCCAGCAGATCGGCACCGGCCGAGACGGCCGCGCGCGCCCACTCCTCGGTTGTGGTGAGGTCAGGGTCGCCCAGCATCACGTACGGAATCAGCGCCTTCTCGCCGCGTTCACGCAGTCGGGCGAAGGTCCGGTCGATGCGGTTGTCGGAGCGGGTCACAACGCGATCCCCCTGATCTGCGCCACGTGCTGCACGTCTTTGTCTCCTCGCCCCGACAGGTTGACGATTACAATATCCCGTTTCCCCATACGAGGCGCCAGGACTGCGAGGTGCGCAATCGCGTGCGCGGACTCCAACGCGGGGATGATCCCCTCGGTGCGGCCCAAGCGATCGAATGCCTCGAGCGCCTCTTTGTCGGTCACGGACGCGTATTCGATCCGGCCCAGGTCGCGATACCACGCGTGCTCCGGTCCCACCGCGGAATAGTCCAACCCGGCGGACACGGAGTGGGTGGTCTGAATCTGCCCATCGTCGTCCTGGAGCAGCACGGTCTTGGTGCCTTGGAACACCCCGATGCGTCCGCCGGCGAATCGCGCCGCGTGCTGGCCCGTGGACACGCCCAGGCCGGCCGCCTCCACCCCGATCATCCGCACGCGGCGATCACGCAGGAACGCGGAAAACAGGCCGATGGCA
This sequence is a window from Nitrospirota bacterium. Protein-coding genes within it:
- the trpA gene encoding tryptophan synthase subunit alpha, which produces MTRSDNRIDRTFARLRERGEKALIPYVMLGDPDLTTTEEWARAAVSAGADLLEIGIPFSDPLADGPVLQRSAERALTQKVRLADAITLVRRLRATVQIPLLFMTYYNLVFQYGDERLARDAAAAGVDGLIVPDLPPEEAGALESATRADGLHLIYLIAPTTPSARIKFIAQRGGGFLYYVSLTGITGAKLPALDQVEQGVARIRRATDLPVAVGFGVSTPEEAGRIAGVADGVIVASALIKRLQAQPDARRRREELMTYLASLKAALSPSQVSVAGGSAGGSE